A window from Schistocerca gregaria isolate iqSchGreg1 chromosome 8, iqSchGreg1.2, whole genome shotgun sequence encodes these proteins:
- the LOC126284344 gene encoding protein CUSTOS-like → MSSESSEDENIQQLKDALDVSMFSSKSDATEGRDEKPSNRISVDEKTEQPNALRVTPEFQAFVAKRLAKMIDNELEEVPSVNSKQKQGKKKKKPKGGVRLLSSSSEYLTAEDPIIVSTSHKKQQAVDFDESSAAMERFSEAAVPSDWITSKESVKGWIPFEKGEVIKVKNGVCVEVMKKKLPDQSGEVSHHTIEHINGEQFTARNLPLKVTSDSTTTKRKNGEESSHKHKKQKRIHVSALANNYTE, encoded by the exons ATGAGTTCTGAATCATCAGAAGACGAAAACATTCAGCAACTCAAAGATGCACTAGATGTCTCCATGTTCAGTAGCAAATCAGACGCTACGG AGGGACGAGATGAAAAACCATCTAACAGAATATCAGTGGACGAGAAGACTGAACAGCCTAACGCACTGAGAGTAACACCAGAATTCCAGGCGTTCGTTGCAAAACGCTTGGCGAAAATGATTGACAA CGAGCTGGAGGAAGTACCCAGTGTCAACAGTAAACAAAagcagggaaagaagaaaaagaaacccaAAGGTGGTGTTCgacttctgtcatcatcatcagagTACTTGACTGCGGAGGATCCGATAATTGTGTCTACTAGCCACAAGAAACAGCAAGCTGTTGATTTTGATGAAAGTAGTGCAGCTATGGAAAGATTTTCTGAAGCTGCTGTTCCATCTGACTGGATTACATCCAAAGAAAGTGTTAAAGGGTGGATTCCTTTTGAAAAAGGTGAAGTCATAAAAGTAAAAAATGGTGTCTGTGTTGAGGTAATGAAAAAGAAATTGCCTGATCAGTCTGGTGAAGTTTCACACCACACTATAGAACATATTAATGGTGAACAATTCACTGCCAGGAACTTGCCACTCAAAGTAACAAGTGATAGTACCACCACAAAAAGAAAGAATGGTGAGGAAAGTAGTCATAAacataaaaaacagaaaagaatCCATGTGTCTGCTCTTGCAAATAATTATACTGAATGA